A genome region from Carya illinoinensis cultivar Pawnee chromosome 2, C.illinoinensisPawnee_v1, whole genome shotgun sequence includes the following:
- the LOC122300362 gene encoding aldehyde dehydrogenase 22A1 isoform X1, giving the protein MAFWWPLLVLALAYAICRFLFMLIPHNVPSIDVDDSDVLEDGSQMQENGFIYVPPRGRTQQADPKVQCYEPATMKYLGYFPALTPAEVEERVAHARKAQKVWAKSSFKQRRQFLRILLNYIIKHQQLICEVSSRDTGKTMVDASLGEIMTTCEKITWLLSEGERWLKPEYRSSGRSMFYKKSKVEFHPLGVIGAIVSWNYPFHNIFNPMLAAVFSGNSIVIKVSEHASWSGCFYFQIIQSALAAVGAPENLVEVITGFAETGEALVSSVDKVIFVGSPGVGKMIMRNAAETLIPVTLELGGKDAFIVCEDVDVNHVAHIAVRAALQSSGQNCAGAERFYVHREIYSSFVSEVAKIVKSVSAGPPLAGKYDMGGICLQEHSEKLESLVNDALEKGAEIFARGSFGNISEGAVDQFFLPTVIVKVNHTMKLMQEEAFGPIMPIMKFSTDEEAVMLANDSKYGLGCAVFSGSQGRAREIASQIHCGVAAINDFASNYMCQSLPFGGVKHSGFGRFAGAEGLRACCLVKSVVEDRWWPFIKTKIPKPIQYPIAENGFEFQESLVEALYGLNIWDRLRALVNVLKILKEKNHPSNVWDCLQALGNVLKILKEKNYPSNGTKRND; this is encoded by the exons ATGGCGTTTTGGTGGCCTTTGCTGGTTCTTGCATTAGCTTACGCCATTTGTAGATTCCTTTTCATGCTAATTCCCCACAATGTTCCCTCCATCGACGTCGATGACTCAGACG TGTTGGAGGATGGGAGTCAGATGCAGGAGAACGGCTTCATATAT GTTCCGCCGAGGGGAAGGACGCAGCAGGCAGATCCGAAAGTTCAGTGCTATGAGCCCGCGACAATGAAATACTTGGGATATTTCCCTGCATTAACACCTGCAGAG GTGGAGGAGCGTGTGGCACATGCAAGGAAGGCACAGAAAGTCTGGGCAAAGAGCAGCTTCAAGCAAAGGCGCCAGTTTTTGCGGATActtttaaactatataattaaACACCAACAGCTCATATGCGA GGTATCGTCACGTGATACTGGAAAGACAATGGTAGATGCGTCTTTAGGCGAAATAATGACAACATGTGAGAAGATTACTTGGCTTCTTTCGGAGGGTGAGCGGTGGCTAAAGCCTGAATACCG ATCTTCTGGACGATCAATGTTTTACAAGAAATCCAAAGTGGAATTTCACCCCCTTGGTGTTATTGGTGCCATAGTATCTTGGAACTATCCtttccataatatttttaatccaATGCTAGCAGCTGTCTTTTCAGGAAATAGCATTGTGATTAAG GTCTCAGAACATGCGAGTTGGTCTGGATGTTTCTATTTCCAAATTATTCAATCAGCCCTGGCTGCGGTTGGAGCTCCTGAAAATTTGGTTGAAGTTATTACAGG CTTTGCGGAAACCGGAGAAGCACTGGTGTCTTCTGTCGACAAAGTTATATTTGTTGGATCGCCTGGTGTGGGTAAGATG ATAATGAGAAATGCTGCAGAGACACTTATTCCTGTTACACTTGAGCTTGGTGGAAAAGATGCATTTATTGTGTGTGAAGATGTAGATGTGAATCAC GTTGCACACATTGCTGTTAGAGCTGCTCTTCAATCTAGTGGACAAAATTGTGCTGGTGCTGAGAGGTTTTATGTCCATAGGGAAATTTATTCTTCATTTGTCAGTGAAGTGGCCAAAATTGTTAAGTCCGTTTCGGCT GGCCCACCCCTTGCTGGTAAGTATGATATGGGAGGCATATGTTTGCAAGAGCACTCTGAAAAGCTTGAAAGCCTTGTCAATGATGCCTTAGAGAAAGGAGCTGAAATTTTTGCTCGTGGAAGCTTTGGTAATATAAGTGAAGGTGCAGTGGATCAGTTTTTTCTTCCCACCGTGATAGTAAAAGTAAATCATACAATGAAGTTGATGCAAGAGGAG GCTTTTGGACCAATCATGCCTATAATGAAATTTAGCACGGATGAAGAAGCTGTGATGCTTGCAAACGACTCAAAATATGGACTTGGCTGTGCTGTTTTCTCTGGAAGTCAAGGCCGTGCCAGAGAGATAGCTTCACAGATCCATTGTGGAGTTGCTGCAATTAATGACTTTGCATCTAATTACATGTGTCAG TCCCTTCCatttggtggtgtgaaacacaGTGGATTTGGTCGCTTTGCTGGTGCTGAAGGGTTACGAGCTTGCTGTCTTGTAAAATCAGTTGTTGAGGATAGATGGTGgccttttataaaaacaaagatACCTAAGCCTATACAG TATCCCATTGCGGAGAATGGTTTTGAGTTTCAGGAGTCACTCGTTGAAGCCCTCTATGGCCTTAATATATGGGACCGCCTGCGAGCACTGGTCAATGTTTTGAAGATCCTCAAAGAGAAAAACCATCCTTCCAATGTATGGGACTGCCTGCAAGCACTGGGCAATGTTTTGAAGATCCTCAAAGAGAAAAACTATCCTTCCAATGGAACTAAAAGAAACGACTGA
- the LOC122300362 gene encoding aldehyde dehydrogenase 22A1 isoform X2: MAFWWPLLVLALAYAICRFLFMLIPHNVPSIDVDDSDVLEDGSQMQENGFIYVPPRGRTQQADPKVQCYEPATMKYLGYFPALTPAEVEERVAHARKAQKVWAKSSFKQRRQFLRILLNYIIKHQQLICEVSSRDTGKTMVDASLGEIMTTCEKITWLLSEGERWLKPEYRSSGRSMFYKKSKVEFHPLGVIGAIVSWNYPFHNIFNPMLAAVFSGNSIVIKVSEHASWSGCFYFQIIQSALAAVGAPENLVEVITGFAETGEALVSSVDKVIFVGSPGVGKMIMRNAAETLIPVTLELGGKDAFIVCEDVDVNHVAHIAVRAALQSSGQNCAGAERFYVHREIYSSFVSEVAKIVKSVSAGPPLAGKYDMGGICLQEHSEKLESLVNDALEKGAEIFARGSFGNISEGAVDQFFLPTVIVKVNHTMKLMQEEAFGPIMPIMKFSTDEEAVMLANDSKYGLGCAVFSGSQGRAREIASQIHCGVAAINDFASNYMCQFIQLNRAAS; encoded by the exons ATGGCGTTTTGGTGGCCTTTGCTGGTTCTTGCATTAGCTTACGCCATTTGTAGATTCCTTTTCATGCTAATTCCCCACAATGTTCCCTCCATCGACGTCGATGACTCAGACG TGTTGGAGGATGGGAGTCAGATGCAGGAGAACGGCTTCATATAT GTTCCGCCGAGGGGAAGGACGCAGCAGGCAGATCCGAAAGTTCAGTGCTATGAGCCCGCGACAATGAAATACTTGGGATATTTCCCTGCATTAACACCTGCAGAG GTGGAGGAGCGTGTGGCACATGCAAGGAAGGCACAGAAAGTCTGGGCAAAGAGCAGCTTCAAGCAAAGGCGCCAGTTTTTGCGGATActtttaaactatataattaaACACCAACAGCTCATATGCGA GGTATCGTCACGTGATACTGGAAAGACAATGGTAGATGCGTCTTTAGGCGAAATAATGACAACATGTGAGAAGATTACTTGGCTTCTTTCGGAGGGTGAGCGGTGGCTAAAGCCTGAATACCG ATCTTCTGGACGATCAATGTTTTACAAGAAATCCAAAGTGGAATTTCACCCCCTTGGTGTTATTGGTGCCATAGTATCTTGGAACTATCCtttccataatatttttaatccaATGCTAGCAGCTGTCTTTTCAGGAAATAGCATTGTGATTAAG GTCTCAGAACATGCGAGTTGGTCTGGATGTTTCTATTTCCAAATTATTCAATCAGCCCTGGCTGCGGTTGGAGCTCCTGAAAATTTGGTTGAAGTTATTACAGG CTTTGCGGAAACCGGAGAAGCACTGGTGTCTTCTGTCGACAAAGTTATATTTGTTGGATCGCCTGGTGTGGGTAAGATG ATAATGAGAAATGCTGCAGAGACACTTATTCCTGTTACACTTGAGCTTGGTGGAAAAGATGCATTTATTGTGTGTGAAGATGTAGATGTGAATCAC GTTGCACACATTGCTGTTAGAGCTGCTCTTCAATCTAGTGGACAAAATTGTGCTGGTGCTGAGAGGTTTTATGTCCATAGGGAAATTTATTCTTCATTTGTCAGTGAAGTGGCCAAAATTGTTAAGTCCGTTTCGGCT GGCCCACCCCTTGCTGGTAAGTATGATATGGGAGGCATATGTTTGCAAGAGCACTCTGAAAAGCTTGAAAGCCTTGTCAATGATGCCTTAGAGAAAGGAGCTGAAATTTTTGCTCGTGGAAGCTTTGGTAATATAAGTGAAGGTGCAGTGGATCAGTTTTTTCTTCCCACCGTGATAGTAAAAGTAAATCATACAATGAAGTTGATGCAAGAGGAG GCTTTTGGACCAATCATGCCTATAATGAAATTTAGCACGGATGAAGAAGCTGTGATGCTTGCAAACGACTCAAAATATGGACTTGGCTGTGCTGTTTTCTCTGGAAGTCAAGGCCGTGCCAGAGAGATAGCTTCACAGATCCATTGTGGAGTTGCTGCAATTAATGACTTTGCATCTAATTACATGTGTCAG TTTATTCAACTGAACAGAGCTGCCTCTTGA